Proteins co-encoded in one Streptococcus pyogenes genomic window:
- a CDS encoding amino acid ABC transporter permease, whose translation MDLSFLPKYWAYFNYGVLVTIMISVSVVFFGTLIGVLVTLIKRSHVKPLTWVVNLYVWIFRGTPMVVQIMIAFAWMHFNNMPTIGFGVLDLDFSRLLPGIIIISLNSGAYISEIVRAGIEAVPKGQLEAAYSLGIRPQNAMRYVILPQAFKNILPALGNEFITIIKDSALLQTIGVMELWNGAQSVVTATYSPISPLLVAAFYYLMVTTVMAQLLAVLERHMAQGGNH comes from the coding sequence ATGGATTTGTCATTTTTGCCCAAATACTGGGCCTACTTTAACTACGGTGTACTTGTCACCATTATGATTTCAGTCAGCGTTGTCTTTTTTGGAACCCTTATTGGTGTCTTGGTAACCCTGATTAAGCGTAGTCATGTGAAGCCGTTGACCTGGGTCGTTAATCTTTACGTTTGGATCTTTCGGGGAACACCTATGGTGGTTCAAATCATGATTGCCTTTGCTTGGATGCATTTTAACAATATGCCTACTATTGGTTTTGGGGTTTTAGACTTGGACTTTTCAAGACTACTTCCTGGAATTATTATCATTTCATTGAATAGCGGTGCTTATATTTCAGAAATTGTTAGAGCAGGTATTGAGGCTGTACCAAAAGGGCAATTAGAAGCAGCTTATTCACTAGGTATTCGTCCTCAAAATGCCATGCGTTATGTGATTTTGCCTCAGGCCTTTAAAAATATTTTGCCAGCCTTAGGAAATGAATTTATTACCATTATTAAGGATAGTGCTCTTTTACAAACCATTGGAGTGATGGAACTTTGGAATGGTGCCCAATCGGTGGTAACGGCTACTTATTCTCCAATTTCCCCTTTACTGGTGGCTGCTTTTTACTACTTAATGGTCACAACAGTGATGGCACAGTTATTGGCAGTCTTAGAACGTCACATGGCGCAAGGAGGTAATCATTGA
- a CDS encoding YkuJ family protein, giving the protein MESHLVRIINRLELMVTDGGNLKRNFERDGVVVAEVAFSNDPENGPVFTLRDVEARESYSFDSIDLIAMEIYDLLY; this is encoded by the coding sequence ATGGAATCACATTTGGTGAGAATCATCAATCGTTTGGAGTTGATGGTGACAGATGGCGGTAATCTCAAGCGAAATTTTGAACGCGATGGTGTTGTTGTTGCAGAAGTTGCCTTTTCAAATGATCCTGAAAATGGACCTGTTTTCACATTGCGTGATGTTGAAGCGCGTGAGTCATATTCCTTTGATAGCATTGACTTGATTGCAATGGAAATCTACGATTTATTATATTAA
- a CDS encoding ATP-dependent Clp protease ATP-binding subunit — protein MLCQNCNLNESTIHLYTSVNGKQRQVDLCQNCYQIMKSDPANSILNGLTPGYRAQDRSTSPFFDDFFGDLNNFRAFGNLPNTPPTQAGQNGNGGGRYGGNYNGQRPAQPQTPNQQAKGLLEEFGINVTDIARNGNIDPVIGRDEEITRVIEILNRRTKNNPVLIGEPGVGKTAVVEGLAQKIIDGTVPQKLQGKQVIRLDVVSLVQGTGIRGQFEERMQKLMEEIRNRKDVILFIDEIHEIVGAGSAGDGNMDAGNILKPALARGELQLVGATTLNEYRIIEKDAALERRMQPVKVDEPSVEETITILKGIQPKYEDYHHVKYSPAAIEAAAHLSNRYIQDRFLPDKAIDLLDEAGSKMNLTLNFVDPKEIDKRLIEAENLKAQATRDEDYERAAYFRDQITKYKEMQAQKVDEQDIPIITEKTIEAIVEQKTNIPVGDLKEKEQSQLVNLANDLKAHVIGQDDAVDKIAKAIRRNRVGLGTPNRPIGSFLFVGPTGVGKTELSKQLAIELFGSTNNMIRFDMSEYMEKHAVAKLVGAPPGYIGYEEAGQLTEQVRRNPYSLILLDEVEKAHPDVMHMFLQVLDDGRLTDGQGRTVSFKDTIIIMTSNAGTGKSEASVGFGAAREGRTSSVLGELSNFFSPEFMNRFDGIIEFKALSKEHLLHIVDLMLEDVNERLGYNGIHLDVTQKVKEKLVDLGYDPKMGARPLRRTIQDYIEDAITDYYLEHPTEKQLRALMTNSENITIKAVKEGDSFLNEESLD, from the coding sequence ATGCTGTGTCAAAATTGTAATTTAAACGAATCTACTATTCATCTTTATACAAGTGTTAATGGAAAACAAAGACAGGTTGATCTCTGTCAAAATTGTTATCAAATCATGAAATCCGATCCTGCCAATTCTATTTTAAATGGCCTAACCCCAGGATATAGAGCACAAGATAGATCCACAAGTCCTTTCTTTGATGACTTTTTTGGTGATTTGAATAATTTTAGAGCTTTTGGTAATCTTCCAAATACCCCACCTACTCAGGCAGGGCAAAATGGAAATGGCGGAGGACGCTATGGTGGTAACTACAACGGACAACGACCTGCTCAGCCACAAACACCAAATCAGCAAGCAAAGGGCTTGTTAGAAGAGTTTGGGATTAATGTCACAGATATTGCAAGAAATGGTAATATTGATCCTGTTATTGGTCGTGACGAAGAGATTACACGCGTTATCGAGATCCTCAACCGCCGTACTAAAAATAATCCTGTGCTAATTGGTGAGCCTGGAGTTGGTAAAACTGCTGTTGTAGAAGGTTTGGCTCAAAAAATTATTGATGGTACTGTTCCTCAAAAACTCCAAGGCAAGCAAGTGATTCGTCTTGATGTGGTTAGCCTCGTTCAGGGAACAGGTATCCGTGGTCAGTTTGAAGAGCGCATGCAAAAATTAATGGAAGAAATTCGCAATCGCAAGGATGTGATTCTCTTTATTGATGAAATTCATGAGATTGTCGGTGCTGGTTCTGCAGGAGACGGCAATATGGATGCTGGTAATATTTTAAAACCAGCCTTGGCCCGTGGTGAGTTGCAACTCGTTGGTGCTACTACATTAAATGAATACCGTATTATTGAAAAAGACGCTGCCTTAGAACGACGTATGCAACCCGTTAAAGTTGATGAACCTTCTGTTGAGGAAACCATCACGATTTTAAAAGGTATCCAACCGAAATACGAAGACTATCATCATGTCAAATATAGCCCAGCCGCTATTGAAGCTGCCGCTCATTTATCTAACCGCTATATTCAAGACCGTTTTCTTCCTGATAAGGCTATTGACCTTCTGGACGAAGCTGGTTCCAAAATGAATCTAACCCTCAACTTTGTTGATCCTAAAGAAATTGACAAACGTCTTATTGAAGCTGAGAATCTCAAGGCGCAAGCTACTCGAGACGAAGACTATGAACGCGCAGCTTATTTCCGCGATCAAATTACAAAATACAAAGAAATGCAGGCTCAAAAAGTCGATGAGCAAGATATTCCCATCATTACTGAAAAAACCATTGAAGCTATTGTAGAGCAAAAAACTAATATTCCAGTTGGGGACTTAAAAGAAAAGGAACAGTCTCAACTCGTAAACTTAGCCAATGATCTGAAAGCACACGTGATCGGGCAAGACGATGCTGTTGATAAAATCGCTAAGGCTATTCGTCGTAACCGTGTGGGATTAGGAACTCCAAATCGCCCTATTGGTTCTTTCTTATTCGTTGGACCGACTGGGGTTGGTAAAACTGAATTGTCTAAACAACTAGCCATTGAACTCTTTGGTTCGACAAACAATATGATTCGCTTTGACATGTCCGAATACATGGAAAAACACGCTGTCGCCAAATTAGTCGGGGCTCCTCCAGGTTATATCGGCTATGAAGAAGCTGGACAGCTAACCGAACAAGTTCGTCGCAATCCATATTCACTTATTCTCTTAGATGAGGTGGAAAAAGCCCATCCTGACGTCATGCACATGTTCTTACAAGTTCTTGATGATGGCCGTTTAACAGATGGTCAAGGACGAACAGTCAGCTTCAAGGACACCATTATTATCATGACCTCTAATGCCGGAACAGGTAAAAGCGAAGCTTCTGTCGGATTTGGTGCTGCTAGAGAAGGACGGACAAGTTCTGTCCTTGGTGAATTAAGCAACTTCTTCAGCCCAGAGTTTATGAATCGTTTCGATGGTATTATTGAATTCAAAGCTTTATCTAAAGAGCATTTGCTGCATATCGTTGATTTAATGCTGGAAGATGTTAATGAGCGCTTAGGCTATAATGGGATTCATCTTGATGTGACACAAAAGGTCAAAGAAAAATTAGTAGATTTAGGCTATGATCCTAAAATGGGCGCTCGGCCGCTCCGTCGTACTATTCAAGATTATATCGAAGATGCCATTACAGACTATTATTTAGAACACCCAACTGAAAAACAGTTACGTGCACTGATGACAAACAGTGAAAATATCACGATTAAAGCTGTTAAAGAGGGAGATTCTTTTCTTAACGAAGAGTCTCTCGATTAA
- a CDS encoding NUDIX hydrolase: MMIPTFGHKNAHKDYVTRYGVYAIIPNHEQTKIILVQAPNGSWFLPGGEIEAGEGQLQALERELIEELGFSATIGSYYGQADEYFYSRHRDTHFYHPAYLYEVTAFQAVSKPLEDFNNLGWFSPIEAIAKLKRESHQWGVKEWQKKHHSTN; encoded by the coding sequence ATGATGATTCCAACATTTGGACATAAAAATGCACATAAAGACTATGTCACACGTTACGGTGTCTATGCTATCATTCCCAATCACGAACAAACAAAAATTATTCTTGTTCAAGCTCCTAATGGTTCCTGGTTTTTACCTGGTGGTGAAATTGAAGCAGGTGAAGGTCAGCTTCAGGCCCTAGAGCGTGAACTGATTGAAGAACTTGGTTTTTCTGCTACTATTGGTTCATATTACGGTCAGGCAGATGAATATTTCTACTCTCGCCATCGTGATACCCACTTCTACCATCCTGCCTATCTTTATGAAGTAACTGCATTTCAAGCCGTTTCTAAGCCCTTAGAAGATTTTAATAACTTAGGTTGGTTTTCTCCTATCGAGGCAATTGCTAAATTAAAACGAGAGAGCCATCAATGGGGAGTCAAGGAATGGCAAAAAAAGCATCATTCTACTAACTAA
- a CDS encoding DUF1827 family protein yields the protein MRLINTTSSHPELIKNQLKNTDAYLVEVYSAGNTDVIFTQAPKHYELLISNKYRAIKEDELDIIREFFLKRKIDPKIVIPGQSKTLHTNNLIEISFQTSV from the coding sequence ATGAGACTCATCAATACCACTAGCAGTCACCCAGAACTCATCAAAAATCAGCTAAAAAACACCGATGCCTATTTAGTCGAAGTATACTCAGCAGGAAATACAGATGTCATTTTTACCCAAGCACCAAAACATTACGAACTACTTATTTCAAATAAATACCGTGCCATCAAGGAGGATGAACTTGATATCATTCGCGAATTTTTTTTAAAACGTAAAATTGATCCTAAAATTGTTATTCCTGGACAATCAAAAACACTTCACACGAATAACCTTATTGAAATTTCATTTCAAACTTCTGTATAA
- the ileS gene encoding isoleucine--tRNA ligase produces the protein MKLKETLNLGKTAFPMRAGLPNKEPQWQAAWEQAELYKKRQELNAGKPAFHLHDGPPYANGNIHVGHALNKISKDIIVRSKSMSGFQAPYVPGWDTHGLPIEQVLAKQGIKRKEMDLAEYLEMCRQYALSQVDKQRDDFKRLGVSADWENPYVTLDPQFEADQIRVFGAMAEKGYIYRGAKPVYWSWSSESALAEAEIEYHDIDSTSLYYANKVKDGKGILDTNTYIVVWTTTPFTVTASRGLTVGPDMDYLVVKPAGSDRQYVVAEGLLDSLAGKFGWESFETLASHKGADLEYIVTEHPWDTDVEELVILGDHVTLESGTGIVHTAPGFGEDDYNVGTKYKLEVAVTVDERGLMMENAGPDFHGQFYNKVTPIVIDKLGDLLLAQEVINHSYPFDWRTKKPIIWRAVPQWFASVSDFRQDILDEIEKTTFHPSWGETRLYNMIRDRGDWVISRQRAWGVPLPIFYAEDGTAIMTKEVTDHVADLFQENGSIIWWQKEAKDLLPEGFTHPGSPNGEFTKETDIMDVWFDSGSSWNGVMNTKENLSYPADLYLEGSDQYRGWFNSSLITSVAVNGHAPYKAILSQGFVLDGKGEKMSKSKGNIISPNDVAKQYGADILRLWVASVDTDNDVRVSMEILGQVSETYRKIRNTLRFLIANTSDFNPATDTVAYADLGTVDKYMTIVFNQLVATITDAYERYDFMAIYKAVVNFVTVDLSAFYLDFAKDVVYIEAANSLERRRMQTVFYDILVKITKLLTPILPHTTEEIWSYLEHESEAFVQLAEMPVAETFSAQEDILEAWSAFMTLRTQAQKALEEARNAKIIGKSLEAHLTIYASEEVKTLLTALDSDIALLLIVSQLTIADLADAPADAVAFEGVAFIVEHAIGEVCERSRRIDPTTRMRSYNAFVCDHSAKIIEENFPEAVAEGFEESGK, from the coding sequence ATGAAATTAAAAGAGACACTTAATCTAGGAAAAACAGCCTTTCCAATGCGCGCAGGTCTTCCTAATAAAGAGCCACAATGGCAAGCAGCTTGGGAACAAGCAGAGCTTTACAAAAAACGTCAAGAATTGAATGCAGGTAAGCCTGCCTTTCATCTTCATGATGGACCTCCATACGCTAACGGCAATATTCACGTTGGGCATGCCCTTAATAAAATTTCAAAAGATATCATTGTGCGTTCTAAGTCCATGTCTGGCTTTCAAGCGCCTTATGTACCTGGTTGGGACACACACGGCCTTCCAATCGAACAAGTCTTGGCTAAGCAAGGAATCAAACGTAAGGAGATGGATTTAGCAGAATACCTTGAGATGTGTCGTCAATACGCTTTAAGTCAGGTTGATAAACAGCGAGATGATTTCAAACGGTTAGGTGTTTCGGCAGACTGGGAAAATCCTTATGTCACTTTGGACCCACAGTTTGAAGCTGATCAAATTCGTGTTTTTGGAGCGATGGCTGAAAAAGGTTACATCTATCGTGGTGCTAAACCTGTTTATTGGTCATGGTCTTCAGAATCGGCCTTGGCAGAGGCTGAAATTGAATACCATGACATCGATTCAACCTCTTTATACTACGCCAATAAAGTTAAAGATGGTAAAGGTATCCTTGATACTAATACGTATATCGTTGTTTGGACCACAACACCATTTACCGTTACAGCATCACGCGGTTTGACTGTTGGTCCTGATATGGATTATCTTGTGGTGAAACCTGCTGGTTCAGACCGTCAATATGTTGTGGCAGAAGGTCTTTTGGATAGCCTTGCTGGAAAATTTGGCTGGGAATCTTTTGAAACTTTAGCTAGCCATAAAGGAGCTGATTTAGAGTACATTGTGACAGAACACCCATGGGATACTGACGTAGAAGAATTGGTTATCCTTGGTGACCATGTTACCCTTGAGTCAGGGACAGGGATTGTCCACACAGCACCAGGTTTTGGTGAGGATGACTACAATGTTGGGACAAAATACAAACTGGAAGTTGCTGTGACTGTTGATGAACGTGGCCTAATGATGGAAAATGCAGGTCCAGATTTCCACGGACAATTTTATAACAAGGTAACGCCGATTGTCATTGATAAACTTGGTGATCTTTTATTGGCACAAGAAGTGATCAATCACTCTTACCCATTTGACTGGCGGACGAAAAAACCAATCATCTGGCGTGCTGTACCGCAATGGTTTGCTTCTGTTTCTGATTTCCGTCAAGATATTTTGGATGAAATTGAAAAAACAACCTTTCATCCATCATGGGGTGAAACACGCCTTTACAATATGATTCGTGATCGTGGCGACTGGGTTATTTCTCGTCAACGTGCTTGGGGAGTTCCGCTTCCTATCTTCTATGCCGAAGATGGCACAGCTATTATGACTAAAGAAGTGACAGATCATGTGGCTGATTTGTTCCAAGAAAATGGATCAATCATTTGGTGGCAAAAAGAAGCTAAAGACCTATTACCAGAGGGCTTCACTCATCCAGGGTCACCAAATGGCGAGTTTACAAAAGAAACTGATATCATGGACGTTTGGTTTGACTCTGGTTCTTCTTGGAATGGAGTCATGAATACTAAAGAAAATCTTTCCTATCCAGCGGATCTATACTTAGAAGGCTCTGACCAGTATCGTGGTTGGTTCAATTCATCCTTAATTACATCTGTGGCTGTTAATGGGCATGCTCCATATAAGGCTATTTTATCGCAAGGCTTTGTTCTTGATGGTAAGGGCGAAAAAATGTCTAAATCAAAAGGCAATATCATTTCTCCTAATGATGTGGCTAAACAATATGGTGCAGATATTCTTCGACTTTGGGTAGCTTCTGTGGATACCGATAATGATGTCCGTGTTTCTATGGAGATCCTTGGTCAAGTCTCTGAAACTTACCGTAAAATCCGTAACACCCTTCGCTTCTTGATTGCTAATACATCTGATTTCAACCCTGCTACGGATACAGTAGCTTATGCAGATTTAGGAACTGTTGATAAGTACATGACAATTGTCTTTAATCAGTTGGTAGCAACGATTACTGACGCTTATGAGCGTTATGACTTTATGGCTATTTACAAAGCAGTGGTGAACTTTGTTACGGTTGATTTATCAGCCTTCTATCTTGATTTTGCTAAAGACGTTGTCTATATTGAAGCTGCCAATAGCTTAGAACGTCGTCGCATGCAGACAGTCTTCTATGATATCTTGGTTAAGATTACCAAGTTATTGACGCCAATCTTGCCTCACACTACTGAAGAAATCTGGTCTTATCTAGAGCATGAGTCAGAAGCATTTGTTCAATTGGCAGAAATGCCTGTGGCAGAAACCTTCTCGGCTCAAGAGGATATTTTAGAAGCTTGGTCAGCTTTCATGACTTTGCGTACTCAAGCTCAAAAAGCTTTGGAAGAAGCGCGAAATGCTAAGATTATCGGTAAATCATTGGAAGCCCATTTGACCATCTACGCTAGTGAAGAAGTGAAAACCTTATTGACTGCTTTAGACAGCGATATTGCTTTGCTTTTGATCGTGTCTCAATTAACCATTGCTGACTTGGCAGATGCGCCTGCGGATGCAGTGGCATTTGAAGGTGTTGCCTTTATAGTAGAACATGCCATAGGTGAAGTTTGTGAGCGTTCACGTCGCATCGACCCAACTACTCGCATGCGTTCTTACAATGCATTTGTCTGTGATCACAGCGCTAAAATCATTGAAGAAAATTTCCCAGAAGCTGTGGCTGAAGGGTTTGAAGAGAGTGGCAAATAA
- a CDS encoding DivIVA domain-containing protein codes for MALTTLEIKDKTFKTKFRGYCEEEVNEFLDIVVDDYEALVRKNRDNEARIKDLEEKLSYFDEMKESLSQSVILAQETAEKVKATANAEATNLVSKATYDAQHLLDESKAKANQMLRDATDEAKRVAIETEELKRQTRVFHQRLISSIESQLSLSNSPEWDELLQPTAIYLQNSDDAFKEVVKTVLNEDIPESDDSASFDATRQFTPEELEELQRRVDESNKELEAYQLDSQSDSTTEPEVNLSETQTFKLNI; via the coding sequence ATGGCACTTACAACGCTAGAAATTAAAGATAAAACTTTTAAGACAAAATTCCGAGGATACTGTGAAGAAGAAGTCAATGAATTCCTTGATATTGTTGTTGATGATTACGAAGCTCTTGTACGTAAAAATCGTGATAACGAAGCAAGAATTAAAGATCTTGAAGAAAAATTATCTTACTTTGATGAAATGAAAGAGTCACTTAGCCAGTCTGTAATCTTAGCTCAAGAAACAGCTGAAAAAGTGAAAGCAACGGCTAATGCGGAAGCAACAAACTTGGTTAGTAAAGCGACTTATGATGCTCAGCATTTATTAGATGAATCTAAAGCTAAAGCCAATCAAATGTTGCGTGATGCAACTGATGAGGCTAAGCGAGTTGCGATTGAAACAGAAGAACTAAAGCGTCAAACACGTGTGTTCCACCAACGTTTAATCTCATCTATTGAGTCACAATTAAGCTTATCAAATTCACCTGAATGGGATGAACTGCTACAACCGACTGCAATCTATCTTCAAAATTCTGACGATGCTTTTAAGGAAGTCGTGAAGACCGTTCTTAATGAAGACATTCCTGAATCTGATGATAGTGCCTCTTTTGATGCAACACGTCAGTTTACTCCAGAAGAGTTAGAAGAATTGCAACGTCGTGTTGATGAAAGCAATAAGGAGTTAGAGGCTTACCAACTTGACTCTCAATCTGATTCTACGACTGAGCCAGAGGTAAATCTCAGTGAAACACAAACGTTTAAATTAAATATCTAA
- a CDS encoding RNA-binding protein, whose translation MVSHSKIYQHFHQEEYPFIDRMSDMINRVEDYYLLEVTEFLNPREVMILKSLIALTDLKMFVSTDYYPSEYGRVIIAPGYYDLEQSDFQIALVEISYQAKFNQLTHSQILGTLINELGVKRNLFGDVFVEMGYAQLMIKRELLDYFLGTITKIAKTSVKLREVNFDQLIRSIDNSQTLDILVSSFRLDGVVATILKKSRTQVIALIEANKIKVNYRVANKASDNLVIGDMVSIRGHGRFTLLADNGVTKHGKQKITLSKMIHK comes from the coding sequence ATGGTTAGTCATAGTAAGATTTATCAGCATTTTCACCAAGAAGAATATCCTTTTATTGATAGAATGTCTGATATGATTAATAGAGTTGAAGATTACTATCTTTTAGAAGTTACTGAGTTTTTAAATCCTAGAGAAGTGATGATTTTAAAAAGTTTGATTGCTTTAACAGATCTAAAAATGTTCGTATCAACAGATTACTACCCAAGCGAATATGGTCGTGTCATTATTGCACCTGGTTACTATGACTTAGAACAAAGTGATTTTCAAATAGCTTTAGTAGAGATAAGTTATCAGGCAAAGTTTAATCAGTTGACACATAGTCAAATTTTAGGAACTTTAATTAATGAATTAGGAGTAAAGCGAAATTTATTTGGAGATGTTTTTGTTGAAATGGGATATGCCCAGCTCATGATTAAGCGGGAGTTATTGGATTATTTTTTAGGAACAATTACTAAAATAGCTAAAACTAGTGTGAAATTAAGAGAAGTTAACTTTGATCAGTTAATTAGGTCTATTGATAACAGCCAGACCCTGGATATTCTAGTTTCTAGTTTTCGATTAGATGGTGTAGTTGCTACTATCTTAAAAAAATCTCGAACGCAAGTTATAGCATTAATTGAAGCAAATAAGATTAAGGTAAACTATCGAGTTGCTAATAAAGCTTCAGATAATCTAGTCATAGGGGATATGGTGAGTATCAGAGGTCACGGGCGTTTTACTCTTTTAGCAGATAATGGAGTGACCAAACATGGCAAACAAAAAATAACACTAAGTAAAATGATACATAAATAA
- a CDS encoding YggT family protein: protein MILILSILLRLIKVYTYLLIAYALMSWFPGAYDSKIGRLISGIVEPILKPFRAFNLQFAGLDFTIFVVIISLNFLAQVLVRVFI from the coding sequence ATGATATTAATACTATCTATTCTTCTTCGTCTGATCAAAGTTTACACTTATTTATTGATTGCTTACGCATTAATGTCATGGTTTCCTGGGGCATATGATTCAAAAATTGGGCGTTTGATTAGTGGTATCGTTGAACCAATTTTAAAACCTTTTAGAGCATTTAATTTACAATTTGCCGGTCTTGACTTCACTATTTTTGTCGTCATTATTAGTTTGAATTTTTTAGCTCAAGTTTTGGTCCGTGTGTTTATTTAA
- a CDS encoding cell division protein SepF: MAFKDTFNKMISYFDTDEVNEVEEDVAASTDNVIPRSQQSVRASSHPKQEPRNNHVQQDHQARSQEQTRSQMHPKHGTSERYYQQSQPKEGHEMVDRRKRMSTSSIANRREQYQQSTCSDQTTIALKYPRKYEDAQEIVDLLIVNECVLIDFQFMLDAQARRCLDFIDGASKVLYGSLQKVGSSMYLLAPSNVSVNIEEMTIPHTTQDIGFDFDMKRR, encoded by the coding sequence ATGGCTTTTAAAGATACATTTAACAAGATGATTTCTTATTTTGACACGGATGAGGTTAACGAAGTTGAAGAAGATGTTGCAGCATCAACTGATAACGTTATTCCAAGATCACAACAATCAGTCAGAGCAAGTAGTCATCCAAAACAAGAACCTAGAAACAATCACGTACAACAAGATCATCAAGCGAGATCCCAAGAACAGACAAGGTCACAAATGCATCCAAAACATGGCACTTCTGAACGCTATTATCAGCAGTCTCAGCCAAAAGAAGGCCATGAAATGGTTGACAGAAGAAAACGGATGAGCACTTCTAGTATTGCAAATCGCCGTGAGCAGTATCAACAATCAACTTGTTCAGATCAAACAACTATTGCCTTAAAGTATCCTCGTAAATATGAGGATGCTCAAGAAATTGTGGATCTTTTAATAGTTAATGAATGCGTTTTGATTGATTTTCAGTTTATGCTAGATGCTCAGGCTAGACGGTGTTTAGATTTTATTGATGGTGCTAGTAAAGTGCTCTATGGTAGCTTACAAAAGGTCGGCTCTTCAATGTACTTACTGGCTCCGTCAAATGTATCCGTCAATATAGAAGAAATGACTATCCCACATACTACACAAGATATTGGCTTTGATTTTGATATGAAAAGGCGGTAA
- a CDS encoding YggS family pyridoxal phosphate-dependent enzyme, which produces MDLLTNKKKIFETIRLSTEAANRTNDSVSVIAVTKYVDSTIAGQLIEAGIEHIAENRVDKFLEKYDALKYMPVKWHLIGTLQRRKVKEVINYVDYFHALDSVRLALEINKRADHPVKCFLQVNISKEESKHGFNISEIDEAIGEIGKMEKIQLVGLMTMAPANASKESIITIFRQANQLRKNLQLKKRKNMPFTELSMGMSNDYPIAIQEGSTFIRIGRAFFH; this is translated from the coding sequence ATGGATTTACTGACAAATAAAAAGAAAATTTTTGAGACTATCCGCTTATCTACAGAGGCAGCAAATAGGACTAATGATAGTGTTTCAGTTATTGCTGTAACAAAATATGTGGATAGTACAATTGCAGGTCAGCTTATCGAAGCAGGAATTGAGCACATTGCCGAAAACCGTGTTGATAAATTTCTTGAAAAGTATGATGCGTTAAAGTATATGCCAGTAAAGTGGCATTTAATTGGTACCTTACAACGTCGTAAAGTCAAGGAAGTTATCAATTATGTTGATTATTTTCACGCTCTAGATTCTGTGAGATTAGCTTTGGAAATCAACAAGAGAGCTGACCATCCTGTGAAGTGTTTTCTACAAGTTAATATTTCTAAAGAAGAGAGTAAACATGGTTTTAACATTTCTGAGATTGATGAAGCGATTGGAGAAATAGGTAAGATGGAGAAGATACAGTTAGTTGGTTTAATGACTATGGCACCAGCAAATGCCAGTAAAGAAAGTATTATAACTATTTTTCGACAAGCAAATCAATTAAGAAAAAACTTGCAGTTAAAAAAAAGAAAGAATATGCCTTTTACAGAATTGAGCATGGGCATGAGTAACGATTATCCAATTGCTATTCAAGAAGGCTCAACTTTTATTCGGATTGGTAGAGCTTTCTTTCACTAA